A single genomic interval of Spirosoma taeanense harbors:
- the serA gene encoding phosphoglycerate dehydrogenase: MLTKAPEQTYYIIDFDSTFTKVEALDVLGEISLVGRPDRDDVLNQIKVITDRGMSGEISFTESLDLRLNLLKAHRDQLPALIETLMGKISDSFQRNKQFLTENAEQIYVVSNGFREFIVPIVTSLGVRAENVFANTFVFDETGSIIGFDRGNPLSANGGKSQVIRNLNLDGEVYVIGDGYTDYEIKASGLANRFYAFTENVMRPRVVEKADHVAPSLDEFLYHNNLSRSQSYPKSRIKVLLLENVHPAAIQLFEQEGFNVEIRKGALDEDELIEAIRDVSILGIRSKTMVTRRVLEQANKLMAIGAFCIGTNQIDLEACTEKGIAAFNAPYSNTRSVVELAIGEIIMLIRNIVPKSNSMHKGVWDKSAKNSFEVRGKKLGLVGYGNIGTQLSVVAEALGMEVYFYDIVDKLALGNARKCKSLDELLAVSDIISLHTDGRKDNRNLISYREFALMKNGAIFLNLSRGHIVDIPALVDALERSKVAGAGIDVFPQEPKTNNEEFINALRGMPNVILTPHIGGSTEEAQENIGNFVPGKLLEYINNGSTYGSVNFPELQLPLLKGAHRLLHIHANVPGILAQMNSIFAKYHINIHGQYLKTNEQIGYVITDVDKEYAEAVVEELKGIDHTIKFRLLY; this comes from the coding sequence ATGCTCACCAAAGCGCCCGAACAGACTTACTACATCATTGATTTCGACAGCACCTTCACAAAGGTAGAAGCCCTCGACGTGCTGGGCGAAATCTCGCTCGTGGGTCGCCCCGACCGCGACGATGTCCTGAATCAGATCAAAGTCATAACCGACCGTGGTATGTCGGGCGAGATTTCGTTTACGGAATCGCTCGACCTGCGGCTGAACTTACTGAAGGCGCATCGCGATCAGCTGCCCGCGCTCATCGAAACATTGATGGGTAAAATCTCCGACTCGTTTCAGCGGAACAAGCAGTTTCTGACGGAAAACGCCGAACAGATTTACGTTGTCTCGAATGGTTTCCGGGAGTTTATCGTGCCGATTGTTACCTCGCTGGGAGTGCGGGCCGAGAACGTATTTGCCAATACGTTCGTGTTCGATGAAACGGGAAGCATTATCGGGTTCGACCGCGGGAATCCTCTTTCGGCCAATGGCGGCAAATCGCAGGTTATTCGCAATCTGAACCTCGACGGTGAGGTTTATGTGATCGGCGACGGTTACACGGATTACGAAATTAAAGCGTCGGGGCTGGCGAATCGCTTTTACGCGTTTACGGAGAACGTGATGCGCCCCCGCGTCGTTGAAAAAGCCGACCATGTAGCGCCCTCGCTTGATGAGTTTCTGTACCATAACAACCTGAGCCGCAGCCAGTCGTACCCAAAAAGCCGGATCAAGGTGCTACTTCTGGAGAATGTTCATCCGGCTGCCATACAGCTTTTTGAGCAGGAAGGCTTCAACGTTGAAATCCGGAAAGGCGCCCTCGACGAGGATGAACTGATCGAAGCTATTCGGGACGTATCGATTCTGGGTATCCGGTCGAAAACCATGGTGACGCGCCGGGTGCTGGAGCAGGCCAACAAATTGATGGCTATCGGCGCCTTCTGCATCGGCACCAACCAGATTGATCTGGAAGCCTGCACTGAAAAAGGCATCGCGGCTTTTAACGCACCCTACAGCAACACCCGCTCGGTGGTTGAACTGGCCATTGGCGAAATTATCATGCTGATTCGCAACATTGTGCCGAAGAGTAATTCGATGCACAAGGGCGTCTGGGATAAATCGGCCAAGAACAGCTTTGAGGTTCGCGGCAAGAAACTCGGACTGGTCGGTTACGGGAATATTGGCACGCAGCTTTCGGTCGTGGCCGAGGCTCTCGGTATGGAAGTGTATTTCTATGACATCGTCGATAAGCTTGCGCTCGGCAACGCCCGCAAATGCAAATCACTCGATGAACTGCTGGCCGTTTCAGATATTATCAGCCTGCATACCGATGGACGTAAGGATAACAGGAACCTGATCAGTTACCGAGAATTTGCGCTGATGAAAAACGGTGCCATCTTCCTGAACCTTTCACGCGGTCATATTGTGGACATTCCGGCGCTGGTGGATGCGCTGGAACGCAGCAAGGTGGCCGGAGCGGGCATTGACGTATTTCCGCAGGAGCCGAAAACCAATAACGAAGAATTCATTAACGCACTTCGGGGTATGCCCAACGTAATCCTGACACCGCATATTGGTGGCAGTACGGAGGAAGCTCAGGAGAACATCGGCAACTTCGTACCGGGCAAACTGCTCGAATACATTAACAACGGCAGCACCTACGGCAGCGTTAACTTCCCCGAGCTGCAGCTGCCGCTGCTGAAAGGCGCTCACCGGTTGCTGCACATCCACGCGAACGTACCGGGTATTCTGGCCCAGATGAACAGTATTTTTGCAAAATACCACATCAACATCCACGGCCAGTATCTAAAGACCAATGAGCAGATTGGGTACGTAATTACCGATGTGGACAAAGAATACGCCGAAGCGGTCGTAGAAGAATTGAAAGGCATCGACCACACGATTAAGTTCAGACTGTTATATTAA
- a CDS encoding aminotransferase class V-fold PLP-dependent enzyme yields the protein MKYTYFTPGPAELYPTIYEHLQTAIDEQIGSISHRSQRFRDIYKFADEQLRTLLSIPSTHGIFFTGSASEVWERILFNCVEHESFHLVNGSFSRKFYDYANALHKFAHLFEKPFGEGFDSTEIEVPDYAELVSLTHNETSSGVQMRPTEMHKLKRKYPKKLFCVDMVSSAPYPELDFSLIDSAFFSVQKAFGMPAGLGVWIASQTCLEKAERLQKYDSMIIGAHHTLPTLWKHYQTFETPATPNVLFIYLLGKIVEDFNKIGIDTLRKQTDEKARMLYKFLDSSDAYEPFVKQERHRSQTVIVANTKEPSATVIARAKEAGMVVGSGYGKLKDSQIRIANFPAVSAEQVNALIEQLKR from the coding sequence ATGAAATACACCTACTTTACACCCGGCCCGGCCGAACTTTATCCGACAATCTACGAACATCTGCAAACGGCGATAGACGAGCAAATCGGCTCGATTTCTCACCGCAGTCAACGGTTTCGTGACATTTATAAGTTTGCGGATGAACAGCTACGGACGTTGCTGAGTATCCCCAGCACACACGGCATTTTCTTTACCGGCTCGGCATCGGAAGTTTGGGAACGGATTCTGTTCAACTGCGTCGAACACGAAAGTTTTCACCTGGTCAACGGCTCCTTTTCCCGCAAGTTCTACGACTACGCCAACGCCCTGCACAAGTTTGCGCACTTGTTCGAGAAGCCATTCGGCGAGGGTTTCGACAGCACCGAAATCGAGGTGCCTGACTATGCCGAACTAGTAAGTCTAACGCACAATGAAACCTCCTCAGGTGTGCAGATGCGGCCAACCGAAATGCACAAGCTAAAGCGGAAATACCCGAAAAAGCTGTTCTGTGTCGATATGGTTTCATCGGCTCCCTACCCCGAGTTGGATTTCAGCCTGATTGATTCGGCGTTTTTCTCCGTGCAGAAAGCCTTCGGCATGCCCGCCGGTCTGGGCGTCTGGATTGCCAGCCAGACCTGCCTGGAAAAAGCCGAACGGTTACAGAAGTATGATTCAATGATCATTGGAGCGCACCATACCCTGCCAACACTCTGGAAACATTACCAGACTTTTGAGACGCCCGCGACCCCGAACGTTCTGTTTATCTATCTGCTGGGGAAAATCGTTGAAGACTTCAACAAAATTGGTATTGATACCCTGCGTAAGCAGACCGACGAAAAAGCCCGAATGCTTTATAAATTTCTGGATAGTTCAGATGCCTATGAGCCCTTCGTGAAACAGGAGCGGCATCGTTCACAGACAGTTATCGTCGCCAACACCAAAGAGCCTTCGGCCACCGTCATTGCCAGAGCTAAAGAAGCCGGCATGGTGGTTGGCAGTGGTTACGGTAAATTAAAAGACTCGCAGATTCGGATCGCTAACTTCCCCGCGGTATCGGCCGAACAGGTGAACGCCCTCATCGAGCAACTGAAGCGGTAA
- a CDS encoding spore photoproduct lyase family protein translates to MTLEHPVALQPLSTRPEPLVKSAKLWMPKRVVFTADALKEPFGQAIYERVSAFNLPIEIARNNRITGLRGADERETYRIAKNTLAVVNAPPSAFRLQPIPPSADWQMNLAEGCPAHCHYCYLAGSLAGPPVVRAYANLPKMLEHTATYEGTYPPNRSWQGTDASRPTTFEVSCYTDVLGIEHLTGSLAECIRYYGTREKGQLRFVSKYNQVDSLLDLPHNGQTRARFSLNAESVARRLEGGTASIEARLQAMRQMALPRELGGGGYPIGVVLAPIMLIPDWREHYTDLLDRIQAVLDFPCDLTAEFISHRFTPGSKDVLLEWYPNTSLEMDETARAEKRNKFGGTKYVYRPEEMKAMKAFFFAEWAKRFPNAPVLYWT, encoded by the coding sequence ATGACACTTGAACACCCAGTTGCTCTCCAGCCTCTATCCACCCGACCGGAGCCACTCGTTAAGTCAGCAAAATTATGGATGCCGAAGCGTGTCGTCTTTACGGCCGATGCGCTTAAGGAGCCATTTGGGCAGGCTATCTACGAACGGGTTTCTGCCTTTAACCTGCCCATCGAGATTGCCAGGAATAACCGCATTACAGGTCTGCGCGGGGCCGACGAGCGGGAGACGTACCGAATTGCCAAGAATACGCTGGCGGTAGTTAACGCCCCGCCGAGCGCCTTCCGGTTGCAGCCCATTCCCCCTTCAGCCGACTGGCAGATGAACCTGGCCGAAGGCTGCCCGGCCCATTGCCACTACTGTTATCTGGCGGGTAGCCTGGCCGGTCCGCCGGTTGTCCGGGCTTACGCGAATCTGCCGAAGATGCTCGAACACACGGCAACGTACGAGGGCACCTACCCGCCCAACCGAAGCTGGCAGGGCACCGATGCCAGCCGCCCGACTACGTTTGAGGTGAGTTGTTATACCGACGTCTTGGGCATTGAGCACCTCACGGGCAGTCTGGCCGAATGCATCCGCTACTACGGCACCCGCGAGAAAGGCCAGCTTCGTTTCGTCTCTAAATACAATCAGGTAGACAGCCTGCTCGATCTGCCGCACAACGGTCAGACCCGCGCCCGGTTCAGCCTCAACGCCGAATCGGTTGCCCGGCGACTTGAAGGTGGTACAGCCTCCATCGAAGCTCGTCTGCAGGCGATGCGGCAAATGGCGTTGCCGCGCGAATTGGGGGGCGGTGGCTATCCCATCGGTGTCGTGCTGGCCCCGATCATGCTCATCCCGGACTGGCGCGAACACTACACCGATCTGCTTGACCGGATTCAGGCTGTACTCGACTTTCCGTGTGATCTGACCGCCGAATTTATCAGTCACCGGTTTACGCCCGGCTCCAAAGACGTACTGCTGGAGTGGTATCCGAACACGTCGCTGGAAATGGACGAAACTGCCCGCGCCGAGAAACGGAACAAGTTTGGCGGCACCAAGTACGTGTACCGGCCGGAGGAGATGAAAGCGATGAAGGCGTTTTTCTTTGCCGAATGGGCCAAGCGGTTCCCTAACGCGCCAGTGCTGTACTGGACCTGA
- a CDS encoding DUF4920 domain-containing protein has translation MKNILFIACLLGLSFSALAQDNISYHGKKITPTGAIPATQLAAKMGSKDQMPAKVEGTVESVCKVKGCWMKLKTGDGQTMRVTFKDYGFFVPKDIVGKTVVVQGNAETSVTPVDELRHYAQDAGKSKEEIEKITEPEKALTFVADGVIVKK, from the coding sequence ATGAAAAACATACTCTTTATCGCCTGCCTGCTTGGTCTGTCTTTTAGTGCGCTGGCGCAGGACAACATCAGCTACCACGGCAAGAAAATTACGCCGACGGGTGCCATTCCGGCTACGCAACTGGCCGCCAAAATGGGCAGTAAAGATCAGATGCCTGCCAAAGTGGAAGGTACCGTTGAGTCGGTCTGCAAGGTAAAAGGCTGCTGGATGAAACTGAAAACCGGCGACGGTCAGACCATGCGCGTAACCTTTAAAGACTATGGCTTCTTTGTTCCGAAAGATATTGTCGGCAAGACCGTAGTTGTTCAGGGCAATGCCGAAACCTCCGTTACGCCCGTTGATGAACTGCGCCATTATGCACAGGACGCCGGCAAGTCAAAGGAAGAAATTGAAAAGATTACAGAGCCCGAAAAAGCGCTCACATTCGTAGCCGACGGCGTAATCGTAAAAAAATAG
- a CDS encoding metal-dependent hydrolase family protein: MKKFYLLAGLSLLASPLLAQRTLIHCGNLFTGTSNDLQHQMTVVVEGNKITAVQKGYAAADGQDRIVDLKNKTVLPGLIDMHVHMESETRRGGQVDQFTQNVPDVAFKAAKHARTTLLAGFTTVRDLGGSGVNVSLRNAVNQGLVDGPRILTVGKSIATTGGHADPTNGYRRDLMGDPGPAEGVINSPEDARKAVRQRYKEGADLIKITATGGVLSNAKDGSGPQFTEEEVKAVVDAAKDYGFPVAAHAHGAEGMKRAIRAGVQTIEHGTYMDDEAIALFKKHGTYFVPTIIAGKTVADSARMFGYYPALVRPKALAIGPKIQATFGKAYKAGVNIAFGTDAGVYLHGYNAKEFEYMVEAGMPPVEALKSALMTNARLLGMDTQIGSIEAGKLADIIAVDDCPIQNIKTLQTVRFVMKDGKVYKQ; the protein is encoded by the coding sequence ATGAAGAAATTCTATCTGTTGGCAGGGCTTTCGTTACTGGCCTCACCGCTCCTGGCACAGCGTACGCTGATTCATTGCGGCAACCTCTTCACCGGGACGAGCAATGACCTGCAACACCAAATGACCGTAGTCGTTGAAGGCAACAAAATTACGGCCGTTCAGAAAGGTTACGCAGCCGCTGATGGTCAGGACCGGATCGTTGATTTAAAGAACAAAACGGTTCTGCCCGGCCTGATCGACATGCACGTACATATGGAATCAGAAACCCGGCGCGGTGGTCAGGTCGATCAGTTCACCCAGAACGTTCCGGATGTGGCGTTTAAAGCGGCTAAGCACGCCCGGACTACCCTGCTGGCTGGTTTTACGACCGTGCGGGACCTTGGCGGATCGGGTGTCAACGTTTCTCTGCGTAACGCGGTTAATCAGGGGCTGGTCGATGGGCCACGTATTCTGACCGTTGGTAAAAGTATTGCCACCACCGGCGGCCATGCTGACCCGACCAACGGCTACCGGCGCGACCTCATGGGCGATCCGGGTCCGGCCGAAGGCGTCATTAACAGTCCTGAAGATGCCCGCAAAGCCGTTCGGCAGCGGTACAAGGAAGGCGCGGACCTGATCAAGATTACAGCGACGGGTGGCGTTCTGAGCAATGCTAAAGATGGCTCCGGTCCGCAGTTCACGGAAGAAGAAGTCAAAGCTGTGGTGGATGCCGCCAAAGATTACGGCTTTCCGGTAGCGGCTCACGCCCACGGGGCAGAGGGCATGAAGCGGGCCATTCGGGCAGGTGTCCAAACTATTGAACACGGTACGTATATGGACGACGAAGCCATTGCGCTGTTCAAGAAACACGGCACTTACTTTGTGCCGACTATCATTGCCGGTAAAACCGTTGCCGACTCCGCTCGTATGTTCGGCTATTACCCCGCGCTGGTTCGCCCCAAGGCACTGGCAATTGGCCCCAAGATTCAGGCCACCTTCGGGAAGGCTTATAAGGCCGGCGTAAACATTGCCTTTGGTACCGATGCCGGCGTTTATCTGCATGGCTATAACGCCAAGGAGTTCGAATACATGGTTGAAGCGGGTATGCCACCAGTCGAAGCGTTGAAATCGGCTCTGATGACTAACGCCAGGCTTCTGGGCATGGACACGCAGATTGGTTCCATCGAAGCGGGTAAGCTGGCCGACATCATTGCCGTTGATGACTGTCCGATCCAGAACATCAAAACCCTGCAAACCGTACGGTTCGTCATGAAAGACGGGAAAGTCTATAAACAATAA
- a CDS encoding 3-keto-disaccharide hydrolase, with translation MRKPLLFLSAALLFVAGLAFTPGRQANGWVSIFDGKTFNGWKVTEESPSTFTIEDGAIVVAGPRAHLFYEGPVGNHNFKNFEWKAQVKTMPGSNSGMFIHTEYQPKGWPSKGYEIQVNQSHTDWRKTGSVYALQDVKEVFVKDNEWYTEHIIVNGKNVIIKVNDKVINNYTEPDSISNGAARKKLSSGTLALQGHDPKSKVYFKDIMVKVLPD, from the coding sequence ATGCGCAAACCCTTATTGTTTCTGTCAGCCGCCCTGCTGTTCGTTGCCGGGCTGGCCTTTACACCCGGTCGGCAAGCCAATGGCTGGGTCAGCATCTTCGATGGCAAGACGTTTAACGGCTGGAAAGTAACCGAAGAAAGCCCAAGCACATTCACAATTGAAGATGGCGCGATTGTAGTCGCCGGACCACGGGCACATCTGTTCTACGAAGGACCGGTTGGCAACCACAATTTCAAAAATTTTGAGTGGAAAGCTCAGGTGAAAACCATGCCCGGCTCCAACTCCGGCATGTTCATTCACACGGAATATCAGCCTAAGGGATGGCCCAGCAAAGGCTATGAAATTCAGGTCAACCAGTCCCATACCGACTGGCGTAAAACTGGCAGCGTTTATGCCCTGCAGGACGTAAAGGAAGTGTTCGTGAAAGACAATGAGTGGTATACGGAACACATCATTGTCAATGGCAAAAACGTGATCATCAAAGTAAACGACAAAGTCATTAACAACTACACCGAGCCCGACAGCATCAGCAATGGCGCTGCCCGCAAAAAACTCAGCAGCGGCACCCTGGCCCTGCAGGGTCACGATCCCAAGAGCAAAGTGTATTTCAAAGACATTATGGTTAAGGTGCTGCCGGATTAA
- a CDS encoding 3-keto-disaccharide hydrolase: protein MHRYFSCFLLGLCLPMLTAAAQPNELPSTAINLQNMNDFRPTGSNWKIVGDVFYDFNKTGKGSTKAGTGILVNDPSGKSKDQLFTKMEHGDIELELDFMMDKGSNSGIYLQGRYELQLLDSWGVKTPGAHDCGAIYERWDESRPEGQKGYQGHPPTQNVSKAPGLWQHYKIVFRAPRFNEKGEKIANARFLKVIQNGVTIHENIEVTGPTRGPALPDEKPTGPLVIQGDHGPVAFRNIRYKAYGIEPVTLTNLKLNAYEGKFASVADFNALTPKREMDISVLAHQAPGSRDKFGGRITGTIHIPRSGQYLLNLNLRWIPAETNPANPNGAGELSIANKPILSISGKDGGMASALVNLEAGDHPITLAYYKNFGLWYARSNDILLGIEGPGVQYTTLNQVIRAEDPVGEISVMARNEPVMQRGFINHHGVKHTHTISVGEPDLVNYTVDLQKGEFLQIWRGDFLETTPMWYGRGETQLGVPMGSVIELSGKPSLALLADQNAAWPDSNVTYNNLGYDIDKAGRPVFKYKLGAVNVQESLASTDDGRKLSHTFTVTGDQPLWCRVAEGRDITELPNGLYAINDKQYFIELPDKQKPVIRSTAQNTKELLLPVKATNNSGTVTYSIVW, encoded by the coding sequence ATGCACCGCTATTTTAGTTGTTTTCTTCTGGGTCTTTGTCTGCCTATGCTTACCGCAGCAGCGCAACCCAATGAGCTACCATCTACAGCGATTAATCTCCAGAACATGAATGACTTCCGGCCAACCGGTAGCAACTGGAAGATTGTCGGCGACGTGTTTTATGACTTTAACAAAACCGGAAAAGGAAGCACAAAAGCCGGAACCGGTATTCTAGTGAATGACCCCTCCGGCAAAAGTAAAGACCAGCTTTTCACCAAAATGGAACACGGCGACATTGAACTGGAGCTGGATTTCATGATGGACAAAGGGTCGAATTCGGGGATTTACCTGCAGGGGCGCTATGAACTTCAACTCCTGGATAGCTGGGGCGTAAAAACGCCGGGCGCTCATGATTGCGGAGCCATTTATGAACGCTGGGACGAGAGCCGTCCGGAAGGTCAGAAAGGCTATCAGGGGCACCCGCCCACCCAGAACGTCAGCAAGGCACCGGGTCTGTGGCAGCACTACAAAATTGTGTTCCGGGCCCCCCGGTTCAACGAAAAAGGCGAGAAAATTGCTAACGCCCGCTTTTTGAAGGTCATTCAGAACGGCGTAACCATCCACGAAAACATTGAAGTGACCGGCCCAACCCGTGGCCCCGCCCTCCCGGATGAAAAACCGACGGGACCGCTCGTGATTCAGGGCGATCATGGCCCGGTTGCTTTCCGGAATATTCGCTATAAAGCCTACGGGATTGAACCCGTTACGCTAACCAATCTCAAGCTGAACGCCTACGAAGGTAAGTTTGCCTCGGTCGCCGACTTCAACGCACTGACTCCCAAACGGGAAATGGACATCAGCGTGCTAGCGCATCAGGCTCCCGGTAGCCGGGACAAATTCGGCGGCCGGATTACGGGTACGATTCACATCCCCCGTTCGGGCCAGTACCTGCTTAATCTGAACCTGCGCTGGATTCCAGCCGAAACAAATCCCGCCAATCCCAACGGAGCCGGCGAACTGAGTATCGCCAACAAACCCATCCTAAGCATTAGTGGCAAAGACGGCGGTATGGCCTCAGCGCTGGTCAATCTGGAAGCCGGCGACCACCCCATTACGCTGGCTTATTATAAAAACTTTGGACTCTGGTACGCCCGCAGCAACGACATTCTGCTTGGGATTGAAGGGCCGGGCGTTCAGTACACAACCCTCAACCAGGTTATCCGAGCCGAAGACCCGGTTGGGGAAATCTCGGTTATGGCCCGCAATGAACCCGTCATGCAGCGTGGCTTCATCAACCACCACGGCGTTAAGCATACGCATACCATCTCGGTAGGCGAACCGGATCTGGTGAATTACACGGTTGATCTTCAAAAAGGCGAGTTCCTGCAAATCTGGCGGGGCGATTTCCTGGAAACGACGCCGATGTGGTACGGACGGGGCGAAACCCAGCTGGGTGTTCCAATGGGCAGCGTGATTGAGCTTTCGGGCAAGCCCTCGCTGGCGCTCCTCGCCGATCAGAACGCAGCCTGGCCGGATTCCAATGTTACGTATAACAACCTGGGCTATGATATTGATAAAGCGGGCCGGCCGGTATTCAAATACAAGCTGGGCGCGGTCAATGTGCAGGAATCCCTTGCTTCGACCGACGACGGCCGGAAACTGTCACACACGTTCACGGTAACCGGCGATCAGCCGCTTTGGTGCCGGGTAGCCGAAGGGCGTGACATCACCGAACTGCCGAATGGCCTCTACGCCATCAACGACAAGCAGTATTTTATTGAGTTGCCAGATAAACAGAAACCGGTTATCCGCAGCACGGCTCAGAACACCAAAGAACTGTTGCTGCCCGTTAAAGCCACGAATAACAGCGGTACCGTAACGTATTCGATTGTCTGGTAA
- a CDS encoding plastocyanin/azurin family copper-binding protein, translating to MKAYQHSLKNLAKAGLLTAGFTCLVSLTVQAQIQSKTGQPVSSSSKQPAPTPKGLAKVEADPEKEDDFYKLISLPVPEDIILEVGGMTTLPDGSLAVCTRRGEVWTVSNPYISGSERPTYKRFAYGLHEPLGLAYKDGDIYVTQRSEVTRLRDKDGDGRADSYDKVYSWPLSGNYHEYSYGPTFLPNGNMLVTLNVGWSNSLGHGVSLVPWRGWTLEITPDGKMMPFAAGMRSPAGYGMNAAGDFFYTENQGDWVGSGRISQVEKGDFLGNAESLRWTGLPGSPLTLKQQEVPNTGEPLYDVAKRVPALKAPAVWLPHGILGISTSGLLLDNTKGKFGPFDNQLFVGDQGQSILSRVDFEKVKGEYQGVVFPFREGFSSGVLRLVWGHDASMFVGMTSRGWSSTGKELFSLQRVVWTGKMPFEMKTIHAMPDGFEIEFTEPVDAELAADPASYKVTGFNYKYHATYGSPVINRAGCPIQGIVVSKDGLKARLVVDSLRLGYIHEITTNGVRSANGRALLHNVGYYTLNNLPDGEKLNIASIAPAHDHSAMMASAATGSAAKMVSKPAPKTGAGRSTSAKSGAATMTKRVTEMPASWGEPDYTINMGTKPGLKFAPEQFQVKAGSKVRVVFNNEDDMLHNFVVVMPGSAIQVGELAMKLGLEGQEKNYIPQTDKVLHHTNLLQPNTNESIYFIAPEKPGDYTYECSVPGHFYVMQGTMKVVK from the coding sequence ATGAAAGCATACCAACATAGTTTGAAAAATCTGGCGAAAGCGGGCTTGCTAACGGCCGGCTTCACCTGCCTGGTTTCGTTGACCGTCCAGGCTCAGATTCAATCCAAGACGGGTCAGCCGGTTAGTTCGAGTAGCAAGCAGCCGGCTCCGACGCCCAAAGGGCTCGCGAAAGTTGAAGCCGATCCTGAAAAAGAAGACGACTTTTATAAGCTGATCTCACTGCCGGTGCCGGAAGACATCATTCTGGAAGTCGGTGGCATGACAACCCTACCGGATGGCAGTCTGGCCGTTTGTACGCGCCGGGGCGAAGTCTGGACCGTGTCCAACCCGTATATCAGCGGCTCGGAGCGACCAACGTATAAGCGGTTTGCCTATGGGCTGCACGAGCCGCTGGGTCTGGCGTATAAAGACGGGGATATTTACGTAACCCAGCGCAGTGAAGTTACCCGTCTGCGCGATAAGGATGGCGACGGCCGCGCCGATTCCTACGACAAAGTTTATTCGTGGCCGCTGTCAGGCAACTACCACGAGTACTCCTACGGGCCTACGTTTCTGCCAAACGGTAACATGCTCGTTACGCTGAACGTAGGGTGGAGCAATAGTCTGGGGCATGGCGTTAGTCTGGTTCCCTGGCGCGGCTGGACGCTGGAGATTACGCCCGACGGCAAGATGATGCCGTTTGCGGCTGGTATGCGCTCACCGGCGGGCTACGGTATGAACGCTGCCGGCGATTTCTTTTACACCGAAAACCAGGGCGACTGGGTAGGCTCGGGCCGTATCTCGCAGGTCGAAAAAGGCGATTTCCTGGGTAATGCCGAAAGCTTGCGGTGGACGGGCCTGCCAGGTTCGCCCCTGACCTTGAAGCAGCAGGAAGTTCCTAATACCGGCGAGCCGCTGTATGACGTAGCCAAGCGGGTTCCGGCCCTGAAAGCTCCCGCCGTCTGGCTTCCCCACGGGATTCTGGGCATATCGACATCGGGTTTACTGCTCGACAACACAAAAGGTAAATTCGGACCCTTCGATAACCAGTTATTTGTGGGCGATCAGGGCCAAAGTATTCTTTCTCGGGTTGACTTCGAGAAGGTGAAAGGCGAATACCAGGGGGTTGTGTTCCCGTTCCGGGAAGGCTTCTCGTCGGGGGTATTACGTCTGGTCTGGGGGCACGATGCGTCGATGTTTGTGGGTATGACAAGCCGGGGCTGGTCGTCAACGGGTAAGGAACTGTTCAGTCTGCAGCGGGTGGTCTGGACGGGCAAAATGCCGTTTGAGATGAAAACCATCCACGCTATGCCAGATGGTTTTGAGATCGAATTTACCGAACCGGTCGATGCGGAACTGGCTGCCGATCCGGCTTCCTATAAAGTGACGGGCTTTAACTACAAGTATCACGCTACTTACGGCAGCCCGGTTATTAACCGCGCCGGTTGCCCCATTCAGGGAATTGTCGTCTCAAAAGATGGGTTGAAAGCCCGTTTGGTGGTGGACAGTCTGCGGCTGGGTTATATTCATGAAATCACGACGAACGGCGTTCGGTCGGCCAACGGTCGGGCGCTGCTCCACAACGTAGGGTATTACACCCTGAACAACTTGCCCGATGGCGAAAAGCTGAACATCGCCAGCATAGCGCCCGCGCACGATCACTCAGCAATGATGGCCTCGGCGGCTACGGGATCGGCGGCTAAGATGGTCAGCAAGCCCGCGCCTAAAACCGGAGCTGGGCGTTCAACGTCGGCGAAGTCAGGAGCTGCGACGATGACCAAGCGGGTGACGGAGATGCCCGCATCCTGGGGTGAGCCGGATTATACCATCAATATGGGCACCAAACCCGGTCTGAAGTTCGCACCGGAGCAGTTCCAGGTGAAAGCGGGCAGCAAGGTTCGGGTAGTGTTCAACAACGAAGATGATATGCTGCATAACTTCGTCGTTGTCATGCCCGGCTCGGCCATTCAGGTTGGCGAACTGGCCATGAAATTAGGCCTGGAAGGACAGGAGAAAAACTATATTCCGCAGACTGACAAAGTGCTGCACCACACGAATCTGCTCCAGCCAAATACGAACGAGTCTATTTACTTTATCGCCCCCGAAAAGCCCGGTGATTATACCTACGAGTGTTCGGTCCCCGGACATTTCTACGTCATGCAGGGCACGATGAAAGTCGTTAAGTAA